In one window of Miscanthus floridulus cultivar M001 chromosome 12, ASM1932011v1, whole genome shotgun sequence DNA:
- the LOC136498274 gene encoding peroxidase 45-like yields MERLNAAWCRGGRGDVAMTRALTGDVVGSDPNAFAFLDPSLVGFDNAFYRNLQVDKGLLGFDQVIYYDMRSHNTVDYYVSNQGAFFGDFVVAMTKLGRIRVKTRATSGEIHRDCRFPN; encoded by the exons atggagCGGCTAAACGCCGCATGGTGTCGCGGCGGGAGGGGTGATGTGGCGATGAccagggcgctgaccggtgatgtgGTAGG CTCCGACCCCAACGCCTtcgccttcctcgacccctcactgGTGGGCTTCGACAACGCCTTCTATCGGAACCTGCAGGTCGACAAGGGCCTCCTGGGCTTCGACCAGGTGATCTACTATGATATGAGGTCGCACAACACGGTCGACTACTACGTGTCCaaccagggtgccttcttcggCGATTTCGTGGTGGCGATGACCAAGCTTGGGAGGATCAGGGTCAAGACGCGGGCCACCAGTGGCGAGATAcaccgggactgccggttcccaaactag